The following proteins are encoded in a genomic region of Streptomyces lunaelactis:
- the miaA gene encoding tRNA (adenosine(37)-N6)-dimethylallyltransferase MiaA, which produces MRSAAPAPRVIAVVGPTAAGKSDLGVFLAQRLGGEIVNADSMQLYRGMDIGTAKLTTEERGGIAHQLLDIWEVTAIASVAEYQKLARAEIDRLLAEGRTPVLVGGSGLYVRGAIDALEFPGTDPRIRARLEEELTQRGSGALHARLAAADPEAGSAILPSNGRRIVRALEVIEITGKPFTANLPGHDSVYDTVQIGVDVARPELDERITLRVDRMWEAGLVDEVRALEAQGLREGRTASRALGYQQVLTALAGECTDQQAREETVRATKRFARRQDSWFRRDPRVHWLSGAAEHRGELPQQALALVERAVTA; this is translated from the coding sequence GTGAGAAGTGCAGCTCCCGCACCGCGGGTCATCGCAGTCGTCGGTCCCACCGCGGCCGGAAAGTCCGATCTGGGCGTCTTCCTGGCCCAGCGATTGGGCGGCGAAATCGTCAACGCCGACTCCATGCAGCTCTACCGGGGGATGGATATCGGGACCGCCAAGCTGACGACCGAAGAGCGCGGCGGCATTGCGCACCAGCTCCTCGACATCTGGGAGGTCACCGCGATCGCGAGCGTCGCCGAGTACCAGAAACTGGCCAGGGCGGAGATCGACCGACTGCTGGCCGAAGGCCGCACGCCCGTTCTCGTCGGCGGCTCCGGGCTGTACGTACGCGGTGCCATCGACGCCCTCGAGTTCCCCGGCACCGACCCGCGGATCCGCGCCCGGCTCGAGGAGGAGCTGACGCAGCGCGGCTCCGGTGCCCTGCACGCCCGGCTCGCCGCCGCCGATCCCGAGGCCGGCAGCGCGATCCTGCCCAGCAACGGCCGCCGAATCGTCCGGGCGCTCGAGGTCATCGAGATCACCGGCAAGCCCTTCACCGCGAACCTCCCCGGCCACGACTCCGTGTACGACACCGTCCAGATCGGCGTCGACGTCGCCCGGCCCGAGCTGGACGAGCGCATCACGCTGCGCGTCGACCGGATGTGGGAGGCGGGCCTCGTCGACGAGGTGCGCGCGCTAGAGGCGCAGGGGTTGCGTGAGGGGCGCACGGCCTCGCGTGCGCTCGGCTACCAGCAGGTGCTCACGGCGCTCGCGGGGGAGTGCACCGACCAGCAGGCGCGCGAGGAGACCGTGCGCGCCACAAAGCGCTTCGCGCGCCGCCAGGACTCGTGGTTCCGGCGGGACCCGCGGGTGCACTGGCTGAGCGGCGCGGCCGAGCACAGGGGGGAACTTCCGCAGCAGGCGCTGGCGTTGGTCGAACGAGCGGTTACAGCCTGA
- a CDS encoding amino acid ABC transporter ATP-binding protein, with translation MSGVSVTKGADDAVPAAGDLVVLSNVNKHFGALHVLQDIDLTITRGEVVVVIGPSGSGKSTLCRAVNRLETIDSGDITIDGKPLPQEGKELARLRADVGMVFQSFNLFAHKTVLENVTLGQVKVRKMDKKAATEKARALLDRVGVAEQADKYPAQLSGGQQQRVAIARALAMDPKVMLFDEPTSALDPEMINEVLEVMQQLAREGMTMVVVTHEMGFARSAANRVVFMADGKIVEEATPEEFFSNPRSDRAKDFLSKILHH, from the coding sequence ATGAGCGGAGTGTCAGTGACCAAGGGCGCCGACGACGCCGTACCCGCAGCGGGCGACCTGGTCGTGCTGAGCAACGTGAACAAGCACTTCGGCGCGTTGCATGTACTCCAGGACATCGACCTGACGATCACCCGCGGCGAGGTCGTGGTGGTGATCGGACCGTCCGGGTCCGGAAAGTCCACGCTGTGCCGCGCCGTCAACCGTCTGGAGACGATCGACTCCGGCGACATCACGATCGACGGCAAGCCGTTGCCCCAGGAGGGCAAGGAGCTCGCCAGGCTCCGCGCCGATGTCGGCATGGTGTTCCAGTCGTTCAACCTCTTCGCGCACAAGACCGTGCTGGAGAACGTGACGCTGGGCCAGGTCAAGGTCCGCAAGATGGACAAGAAGGCTGCCACGGAGAAGGCGCGCGCCCTGCTCGACCGGGTGGGTGTCGCCGAGCAGGCCGATAAGTACCCGGCCCAGCTCTCTGGCGGCCAGCAGCAGCGCGTCGCGATCGCGCGGGCGCTGGCGATGGACCCCAAGGTCATGCTGTTCGACGAGCCGACGTCGGCCCTCGACCCCGAGATGATCAACGAGGTTCTCGAGGTCATGCAGCAGCTGGCGCGGGAGGGGATGACAATGGTGGTCGTCACACACGAGATGGGCTTCGCCCGCTCGGCCGCGAACCGGGTCGTGTTCATGGCGGACGGCAAGATCGTCGAAGAGGCCACACCCGAGGAGTTCTTCAGCAACCCGCGCAGCGACCGGGCCAAGGACTTCCTGTCGAAGATCCTTCACCACTGA
- the dapF gene encoding diaminopimelate epimerase, translated as MGRVSTPQTSPMPFLKGHGTENDFVIVPDPDNAVDLPASAVAKLCDRRAGIGGDGLLHVVRSAAHPESRAMADEAEWFMDYRNADGSIAEMCGNGVRVFARYLERAGHVEAGDLAVATRGGVKKVHLAKGGDITVSMGRALLPEDGVTVTVDGRNWPARNVNMGNPHAVAFVEDLDHAGDLYAVPPCTPASVYPDGVNVEFVVGRGERHVAMRVHERGSGETRSCGTGACAVAVAAARRDGADPAVTGAPVTYTVDLPGGRLVITERTDGEIEMTGPAVIVAEGHIDPAFLAVTETVIA; from the coding sequence ATGGGCCGCGTGAGCACTCCGCAGACCTCCCCGATGCCCTTCCTCAAGGGCCACGGCACCGAGAACGACTTTGTGATCGTCCCCGACCCGGACAATGCTGTCGACCTGCCCGCGTCCGCCGTCGCCAAGCTCTGCGACCGCCGGGCCGGCATCGGCGGCGACGGCCTGCTGCATGTCGTACGGTCCGCGGCGCACCCCGAGTCCCGCGCCATGGCGGACGAGGCCGAGTGGTTCATGGACTACCGCAACGCAGACGGTTCGATCGCCGAGATGTGCGGCAACGGCGTACGTGTCTTCGCCCGCTACCTCGAGCGCGCGGGCCATGTGGAGGCGGGCGACCTCGCGGTGGCGACCCGCGGCGGCGTCAAGAAGGTGCACCTCGCCAAGGGGGGAGACATCACCGTCTCCATGGGCCGCGCGCTGCTCCCCGAGGACGGGGTCACCGTCACCGTCGACGGCCGCAACTGGCCCGCCAGGAACGTGAACATGGGCAATCCGCACGCGGTCGCCTTCGTCGAGGACCTGGACCACGCAGGCGACCTGTACGCCGTACCGCCCTGCACGCCGGCCTCGGTCTACCCCGACGGCGTGAACGTCGAATTCGTCGTCGGCCGCGGCGAGCGCCATGTCGCCATGCGTGTGCACGAGCGCGGCTCCGGCGAGACCCGCTCCTGTGGTACGGGCGCGTGCGCCGTCGCTGTCGCCGCGGCCCGCAGGGACGGCGCGGACCCCGCCGTCACCGGCGCCCCCGTCACGTACACCGTGGATCTCCCCGGCGGGCGCCTGGTGATCACCGAGCGGACGGACGGCGAGATCGAGATGACGGGCCCCGCCGTGATCGTCGCCGAGGGGCACATCGACCCGGCCTTCCTCGCTGTGACCGAAACCGTGATCGCATAG
- the miaB gene encoding tRNA (N6-isopentenyl adenosine(37)-C2)-methylthiotransferase MiaB produces MSAKTYEVRTYGCQMNVHDSERLSGLLEDAGYVRAPAGADGDADVVVFNTCAVRENADNKLYGNLGRLAPMKTKRPGMQIAVGGCLAQKDRDTIVTRAPWVDVVFGTHNIGKLPVLLERARIQEEAQVEIAESLEAFPSTLPTRRESAYAAWVSISVGCNNTCTFCIVPALRGKEKDRRPGDILAEVEALVAEGVSEITLLGQNVNAYGSDIGDREAFSKLLRACGKVEGLERVRFTSPHPRDFTDDVIAAMAQTPNVMPQLHMPLQSGSDTVLKAMRRSYRQERFLGIIEKVRAEIPHAAISTDIIVGFPGETEEDFEQTMHAVREARFANAFTFQYSKRPGTPAAEMDGQIPKAVVQERYMRLVALQEEISWEENKKQVGRTLEIMVAEGEGRKDGATHRLSGRAPDNRLVHFTKPDEEVRPGDVVTVEISYAAPHHLLAEGAVQSVRRTRAGDAWEKRNAAAAEKPAGVMLGLPKIGVPEPLPVAAAPGCGCD; encoded by the coding sequence ATGAGTGCGAAAACATACGAGGTGCGCACCTACGGGTGTCAGATGAACGTCCACGACTCCGAGCGCCTGTCCGGCCTGCTGGAGGACGCCGGCTATGTCCGTGCGCCCGCGGGCGCCGACGGTGATGCCGATGTCGTCGTCTTCAACACCTGCGCGGTGCGGGAGAACGCAGACAACAAGCTGTACGGCAATCTCGGCCGGCTCGCGCCGATGAAGACCAAGCGGCCCGGTATGCAGATCGCCGTCGGCGGCTGCCTGGCCCAGAAGGACCGCGACACCATCGTCACCAGGGCGCCGTGGGTCGACGTCGTCTTCGGTACGCACAACATCGGCAAGCTGCCGGTGCTCCTGGAGCGCGCCCGTATCCAGGAAGAGGCGCAGGTCGAGATCGCGGAGTCGCTCGAGGCCTTCCCCTCGACACTGCCGACCCGCCGTGAGTCCGCGTACGCCGCGTGGGTCTCCATCTCGGTCGGCTGCAACAACACCTGCACCTTCTGCATCGTCCCGGCGCTGCGCGGCAAGGAGAAGGACCGGCGGCCCGGCGACATCCTGGCCGAGGTCGAGGCGCTCGTCGCGGAGGGCGTTTCCGAGATCACCCTGCTCGGTCAGAACGTCAACGCGTACGGCTCCGACATCGGCGACCGCGAGGCGTTCTCCAAGCTGCTGCGCGCCTGCGGGAAGGTCGAGGGGCTCGAGCGCGTGCGCTTCACCTCGCCGCACCCCCGCGACTTCACGGACGACGTGATCGCGGCGATGGCCCAGACCCCGAACGTCATGCCGCAGCTCCACATGCCGCTGCAGTCCGGCTCCGACACGGTGCTGAAGGCGATGCGCCGCTCGTACCGGCAGGAGCGCTTCCTCGGCATCATCGAGAAGGTGCGTGCCGAGATCCCGCACGCGGCCATCTCCACCGACATCATCGTGGGCTTCCCCGGCGAGACCGAGGAGGACTTCGAGCAGACCATGCACGCCGTGCGCGAGGCCCGCTTCGCGAACGCCTTCACCTTCCAGTACTCCAAGCGCCCCGGCACCCCGGCGGCGGAGATGGACGGGCAGATCCCCAAGGCGGTCGTCCAGGAGCGCTATATGCGCCTGGTCGCCCTCCAGGAGGAGATCTCCTGGGAGGAGAACAAGAAGCAGGTCGGCCGGACGCTGGAGATCATGGTCGCCGAGGGGGAGGGCCGCAAGGACGGTGCGACGCACCGCCTTTCGGGCCGGGCGCCCGACAACCGGCTGGTCCACTTCACCAAGCCGGACGAGGAGGTGCGCCCCGGCGATGTGGTCACAGTCGAGATCAGCTACGCCGCTCCGCACCACCTGCTCGCCGAGGGTGCTGTCCAGTCGGTACGCCGCACCCGCGCGGGCGACGCCTGGGAGAAGCGCAACGCCGCGGCGGCCGAGAAGCCGGCCGGAGTGATGCTGGGGCTGCCGAAGATCGGCGTACCGGAGCCGCTGCCGGTGGCGGCCGCCCCGGGCTGCGGCTGCGACTGA
- a CDS encoding sensor histidine kinase translates to MRTRLLPLLIVLMAGVLLALGFPLAVSVAAAQQQRVVVDRIDDTVRFAALAQFVTESSGMDERRSTLQEQLDRYHDTYGIKAGVFTRDGDDIARAPENWSVPRSGEGREAFQEALSGRRSQDPPQVWPWQQGGRLVVASPVVRDGDVVAVVFTDSPTSQLRSRVLTGWLLIAAGEGVAMLVAVGAAFRLTGWVLRPVRVLDAATHGIATGQMNSRVAAASGPPELRRLARSFNEMADNVEEVLEQQRAFVADASHQLRNPLAALLLRIELLALELPEGNEEIASVRTEGKRLAQVLDDLLDLALAEHAPADLQLTDIGELAAERVAAWRPLAEEKGVRLTEQGAAVTAWADPVALSSALDAVIDNALKFTPPGEEVIVSVASNGTTSKVVITDGGPGLTDEELVRIGDRFWRSGRHQNVKGSGLGLSISRALLAAGGGSIAYEHHEPRGLRVTVTVPRTSPTA, encoded by the coding sequence GTGCGTACCCGACTCCTCCCCCTGCTCATCGTCCTCATGGCGGGCGTGCTGCTCGCGCTCGGCTTCCCGCTCGCCGTGAGCGTCGCCGCCGCGCAGCAGCAGCGGGTCGTCGTCGACCGGATTGACGACACGGTGCGCTTCGCGGCGCTGGCCCAGTTCGTCACCGAGAGCTCCGGAATGGACGAGCGGCGCTCCACGCTCCAGGAGCAGCTCGATCGCTACCACGACACGTACGGCATCAAGGCGGGTGTCTTCACCCGCGACGGCGACGACATCGCCCGCGCCCCGGAGAACTGGTCCGTGCCGCGCAGCGGCGAGGGCCGTGAGGCATTCCAGGAGGCACTCTCGGGCCGGCGCAGCCAGGACCCGCCGCAGGTCTGGCCGTGGCAGCAGGGCGGCCGGCTCGTCGTCGCCTCACCCGTCGTGCGGGACGGGGACGTCGTCGCCGTCGTGTTCACCGACTCGCCCACCAGTCAGCTGCGTTCACGCGTCCTGACGGGCTGGCTGCTGATCGCGGCCGGCGAGGGCGTGGCGATGCTGGTCGCCGTCGGTGCGGCCTTCCGCCTCACGGGCTGGGTACTGCGGCCCGTACGGGTCCTTGACGCGGCCACCCACGGCATCGCGACCGGGCAGATGAATTCGCGCGTCGCGGCGGCGAGCGGACCTCCGGAACTCAGACGCCTGGCCCGCTCGTTCAACGAGATGGCGGACAACGTCGAAGAAGTACTGGAACAGCAGCGGGCGTTCGTCGCCGACGCCTCCCACCAGCTGCGCAACCCGCTCGCCGCACTGCTGCTCCGTATCGAGCTCCTCGCCCTCGAACTTCCCGAGGGCAACGAGGAGATCGCTTCGGTCCGCACCGAGGGCAAGCGCCTCGCCCAGGTCCTCGACGACCTGCTGGACCTCGCGCTGGCCGAGCACGCCCCCGCGGACCTCCAGCTCACCGACATCGGCGAACTGGCCGCCGAGCGGGTCGCGGCCTGGCGTCCCCTCGCCGAGGAGAAGGGCGTCCGGCTGACCGAACAGGGTGCGGCGGTCACCGCCTGGGCCGACCCGGTGGCGCTCTCCAGCGCTCTGGACGCGGTGATCGACAACGCCCTGAAGTTCACACCGCCGGGCGAGGAGGTCATCGTCTCGGTCGCCTCCAACGGCACGACCTCGAAGGTCGTGATCACCGACGGTGGTCCTGGCCTGACCGACGAGGAGCTGGTCCGTATCGGTGACCGCTTCTGGCGCAGCGGGCGTCATCAGAACGTGAAGGGCTCGGGTCTCGGCCTGTCGATCTCGCGCGCGCTGCTGGCCGCCGGCGGCGGCTCGATCGCGTACGAGCACCACGAGCCGCGCGGGCTGCGGGTGACGGTCACCGTCCCGCGTACCTCTCCGACGGCCTGA
- a CDS encoding antitoxin, whose product MGFMDTLKAKLAPAKDKVSGLAHQHGGKIEHGLERAAKSVDKKTKGKYSSKIETGTGKAKDALGRIAHKDGGGTPPAA is encoded by the coding sequence ATGGGCTTCATGGACACGCTGAAGGCCAAGCTCGCCCCGGCCAAGGACAAGGTCTCCGGCCTCGCGCACCAGCACGGGGGCAAGATCGAGCACGGTCTGGAGAGAGCCGCTAAGTCGGTCGACAAAAAGACCAAGGGCAAGTACAGCAGCAAGATCGAGACTGGCACCGGCAAGGCCAAGGACGCCCTGGGGCGCATCGCCCACAAGGACGGCGGCGGCACTCCGCCGGCGGCCTGA
- a CDS encoding TAXI family TRAP transporter solute-binding subunit: protein MLPALSRLSRRRALQGSAAALVVFGLLLWWLLPFGKSSPSGTLTFSTGVQSGVYQRYGVLLKQALAQDLPDVEIDLRTSEGSQQNIARVAAGEADFTIATADAVAKYKRDRKPGADRLRGCARLYDDYVQLVVPRDSPVRSARDLRGKRVGIGPEGSGVRLIAERLLKASGIDPTRDITRVPAGIDTVPGLLEADELDAFFWSGGLPTSTIQDLSERFQIRLIPLEADLVDKLHATGDATSYYRSAVMPADAYLQAQSGVPVPTVAVANLLVTTDRMDPAMTEGFTRTVIKSRDRIGNTVHPAQLVDLRTAVYTDPLPLHEGARRYYRSVKP, encoded by the coding sequence ATGCTCCCGGCCCTCTCCCGTCTCAGCCGCCGCCGTGCCCTGCAGGGGTCGGCCGCCGCCCTGGTGGTGTTCGGGCTGCTGCTGTGGTGGCTGCTGCCCTTCGGGAAGTCGTCGCCGAGCGGGACGCTCACCTTCAGTACGGGCGTCCAGAGCGGGGTCTATCAGCGGTACGGCGTGCTGCTGAAGCAGGCCCTCGCCCAAGATCTGCCGGACGTGGAGATCGATCTGCGGACCAGTGAGGGCTCGCAGCAGAACATCGCGCGGGTGGCGGCCGGCGAGGCCGACTTCACGATCGCGACCGCCGACGCGGTCGCCAAGTACAAGCGCGACCGCAAGCCGGGTGCCGACCGGCTGCGCGGCTGCGCCCGGCTGTACGACGACTACGTACAGCTCGTCGTCCCTCGCGACTCCCCCGTGAGGTCCGCCCGCGATCTTCGCGGCAAGCGGGTGGGGATCGGGCCTGAGGGGTCGGGTGTGCGGCTGATCGCCGAGCGGCTACTGAAGGCCTCGGGGATCGATCCGACGCGGGACATCACTCGGGTCCCGGCCGGGATCGACACCGTGCCGGGGCTGCTGGAGGCCGACGAGCTCGATGCCTTCTTCTGGTCGGGCGGGCTGCCCACCAGCACCATTCAGGACCTGTCCGAGCGCTTCCAGATCCGGCTGATCCCGCTCGAGGCCGATCTCGTCGACAAGCTGCACGCCACGGGCGACGCGACCAGCTACTACCGCTCGGCGGTGATGCCTGCCGACGCCTATCTGCAGGCGCAGAGCGGGGTGCCCGTACCGACGGTTGCGGTGGCGAATCTGCTGGTCACCACCGACCGGATGGATCCGGCGATGACCGAGGGCTTCACCCGTACGGTGATCAAGAGCCGGGACCGTATCGGCAACACGGTGCACCCGGCGCAGCTGGTCGATCTGCGGACCGCGGTCTACACCGATCCGCTGCCGCTGCACGAGGGAGCCCGGCGCTACTACCGCTCGGTCAAGCCGTAG
- a CDS encoding glutamate ABC transporter substrate-binding protein, whose product MKLHKVTAATATVFALALTATACGSDSDSGSGDGGGKKITVGIKYDQPGLGLKTPDGKFTGFDVDVANYVAKELGYDNVEFKETKSADRETALARGDVDFIAATYSINDERKQKVDFAGPYLLAHQDLLIRSDDNVAKGEDLNGKKLCSVTGSTSAQNVKKDFAPNAQLQQVGTYSECMAALQSGAVDAVTTDDSILAGFAAQEQYKGKFKLAGLKLSNENYGIGVKKGDQAMVDKINAALEKMVKDKAWNKAVTDNFGPANYKNEPAPKIGNIVK is encoded by the coding sequence ATGAAGCTTCACAAGGTCACAGCCGCCACGGCCACCGTGTTCGCGCTTGCCCTGACCGCCACCGCCTGCGGCTCGGACAGCGACAGCGGCTCGGGCGACGGGGGCGGCAAGAAGATCACGGTCGGCATCAAGTACGACCAGCCGGGCCTCGGCCTGAAGACGCCTGACGGCAAGTTCACCGGCTTCGACGTCGACGTGGCGAACTACGTCGCCAAGGAGCTCGGCTACGACAACGTCGAGTTCAAGGAGACGAAGAGCGCCGACCGCGAGACCGCGCTGGCCCGCGGCGACGTGGACTTCATCGCCGCCACGTACTCGATCAACGACGAGCGCAAGCAGAAGGTCGACTTCGCCGGCCCCTACCTGCTCGCCCACCAGGACCTGCTGATCCGGTCCGACGACAACGTCGCGAAGGGCGAGGACCTCAACGGCAAGAAGCTCTGCTCCGTCACCGGCTCCACGTCCGCCCAGAACGTGAAGAAGGACTTCGCGCCGAACGCCCAGCTGCAGCAGGTCGGCACGTACTCGGAGTGCATGGCTGCCCTCCAGAGCGGCGCTGTCGACGCGGTGACCACGGACGACTCGATCCTCGCCGGCTTCGCGGCGCAGGAGCAGTACAAGGGCAAGTTCAAGCTCGCCGGTCTGAAGCTCAGCAACGAGAACTACGGCATCGGCGTCAAGAAGGGCGACCAGGCGATGGTCGACAAGATCAACGCCGCCCTCGAGAAGATGGTCAAGGACAAGGCCTGGAACAAGGCCGTGACGGACAACTTCGGTCCGGCCAACTACAAGAACGAGCCCGCCCCGAAGATCGGCAACATCGTCAAGTGA
- a CDS encoding amino acid ABC transporter permease, translated as MFDFLEGYDLLGAFWVTVQLTVLSGIGSLVLGTVLAAMRVSPVPLMRAFGTVYVNVVRNIPLTVIIVFSSLGLADVFGMTLGAADDFDAKYFRLAVFGLAAYTAAFVCEAVRSGINTVPVGQAEAARAIGLSFTQVLTTVVLPQAFRSVVGPLTNVLIALTKNTTVAAAIGVAEAALLMKEMIENEAQLVLISAVFAFGFVVLTLPTGLLLGWVGKRVAVKR; from the coding sequence GTGTTCGACTTTCTTGAAGGTTACGACTTGCTCGGGGCGTTCTGGGTGACGGTGCAACTCACCGTCCTCTCCGGAATCGGCTCCCTGGTACTGGGAACCGTCCTTGCCGCGATGCGCGTGAGCCCGGTGCCCCTGATGCGTGCGTTCGGCACGGTCTATGTGAACGTAGTCCGGAACATCCCGCTCACCGTGATCATCGTCTTCTCCTCGCTCGGTCTCGCCGATGTCTTCGGCATGACGCTGGGCGCGGCCGACGACTTCGACGCCAAGTACTTCCGGCTGGCTGTCTTCGGGCTCGCGGCCTACACCGCGGCGTTCGTCTGCGAGGCCGTGCGGTCAGGCATCAACACGGTGCCGGTCGGTCAGGCGGAGGCGGCGCGGGCCATCGGCCTGAGCTTCACCCAGGTGCTAACGACTGTCGTTCTTCCGCAGGCGTTCCGCTCGGTCGTCGGTCCGCTCACCAATGTGCTGATCGCCCTGACCAAGAACACCACGGTCGCTGCGGCCATCGGTGTGGCGGAGGCGGCTCTGCTCATGAAGGAGATGATCGAGAACGAAGCGCAGCTGGTGCTCATCTCGGCGGTCTTCGCCTTCGGTTTCGTGGTTCTGACTCTCCCCACCGGTCTCCTCCTCGGCTGGGTCGGCAAGCGTGTGGCGGTGAAGCGATGA
- a CDS encoding response regulator transcription factor yields the protein MRLLLVEDDDHVAAALSAVLAKHGFDVVHARNGEEALQAVLPAKHPDKPPFGVVLLDLGLPDQDGYQVCGKIRKLTSTPVIMVTARADVRSRIHGLNLGADDYVVKPYDTGELLARIHAVSRRNAPGDEAGAAGPEHALRLGPVIIELSTRRVSVDGEAVQLTRKEFDLLALLAQRPGVVFRREQIISEVWRTSWEGTGRTLEVHVASLRSKLRMPALIETVRGVGYRLVAPAGA from the coding sequence ATGAGACTGCTGCTGGTCGAGGACGACGACCACGTTGCCGCCGCCCTGTCAGCCGTGCTCGCCAAGCACGGCTTCGATGTCGTGCACGCTCGCAACGGCGAGGAGGCGCTGCAGGCCGTCCTGCCCGCCAAGCACCCCGACAAGCCGCCCTTCGGGGTCGTACTTCTCGATCTGGGGCTGCCCGACCAGGACGGCTACCAGGTGTGCGGCAAGATCAGGAAGCTCACCTCGACCCCTGTGATCATGGTGACCGCGCGGGCCGACGTCCGCTCCCGGATTCACGGGCTCAATCTCGGGGCCGACGACTATGTCGTCAAGCCGTACGACACGGGTGAGCTGCTCGCCCGTATCCACGCCGTCAGCCGGCGCAACGCGCCCGGTGACGAGGCCGGTGCGGCCGGCCCCGAGCACGCCCTGCGGCTCGGCCCGGTCATCATCGAGCTCTCCACCCGCCGGGTCAGCGTCGACGGCGAGGCGGTGCAGCTGACCCGCAAGGAGTTCGATCTGCTCGCGCTGCTCGCCCAGCGGCCCGGGGTCGTCTTCCGCCGGGAGCAGATCATCAGCGAGGTGTGGCGGACCAGCTGGGAAGGGACCGGCCGCACGCTCGAGGTACATGTGGCGTCCCTGCGCTCCAAGCTGCGGATGCCCGCCCTGATCGAGACCGTGCGCGGAGTCGGCTACCGGCTCGTCGCCCCCGCCGGCGCGTAA
- a CDS encoding class III extradiol dioxygenase subunit B-like domain-containing protein encodes MLVAAAVCPCPPLLVPDVAAGAASELDAARNACADALGVLAAARPDLMVVVGPAGQDGRGPHPAGATGNFHGFGVDFEVRLGEGEAQERPLPPSLAVGAWLLARAQWADAPVEGLGVGERLAGERCVAVGRELAARAERVALLVMGDGSACRTLKAPGYLDERAADFDREAARALGAADVEALKALDVSLAYELKAAGRAPWQVLGGAADGAGLAGQLLYEDAPYGVGYFVAAWS; translated from the coding sequence ATGCTTGTCGCCGCCGCCGTGTGCCCCTGCCCGCCGCTGCTCGTGCCCGACGTCGCCGCCGGCGCCGCGTCCGAACTCGACGCCGCGCGGAACGCGTGCGCGGACGCTCTCGGGGTGCTCGCCGCCGCCCGGCCCGACCTCATGGTCGTGGTCGGACCGGCCGGACAGGACGGCCGCGGGCCGCATCCCGCGGGCGCGACCGGGAACTTCCACGGGTTCGGTGTGGACTTCGAGGTACGGCTGGGAGAGGGAGAGGCCCAGGAACGGCCGCTGCCTCCCTCCCTGGCCGTCGGAGCCTGGCTGCTCGCCCGTGCGCAGTGGGCGGATGCGCCGGTGGAGGGCCTCGGCGTCGGGGAACGGCTCGCCGGTGAGCGCTGCGTGGCCGTCGGGCGGGAGCTCGCAGCCCGCGCGGAACGCGTCGCGCTGCTGGTGATGGGTGACGGCAGCGCCTGCCGCACCCTGAAGGCCCCCGGCTATCTCGACGAGCGGGCCGCGGACTTCGACCGGGAGGCCGCGCGCGCCCTGGGCGCGGCCGACGTCGAGGCACTCAAGGCGCTGGACGTGTCACTCGCGTACGAACTCAAGGCGGCGGGGCGCGCGCCCTGGCAGGTGCTCGGGGGAGCAGCCGATGGCGCGGGACTGGCCGGACAGCTGCTGTACGAGGACGCCCCGTACGGCGTCGGCTACTTCGTCGCCGCCTGGTCGTAG